A genomic window from Rhodococcus sp. KBS0724 includes:
- a CDS encoding helix-turn-helix domain-containing protein, with product MALLLREAIGDSLRRTRVSQSRTLREVSNSARVSLGYLSEVERGRKEASSELLAAICDALAVPLSDVLVDVSETLATKKSNSGLGRPVSGAAAAGATAAVSAQVSGSPSIARDTRVVIPAPNARSLAAA from the coding sequence ATGGCGCTGCTATTGCGTGAGGCAATCGGTGACAGTCTCCGGCGTACGCGCGTTTCGCAGAGTCGCACGCTACGTGAGGTGTCGAACAGTGCGCGCGTGAGCTTGGGCTACCTGTCCGAGGTGGAACGTGGACGCAAGGAAGCGTCGAGTGAACTGCTGGCCGCGATTTGCGATGCGCTTGCCGTACCGCTGTCCGACGTGTTGGTCGACGTCAGCGAAACTCTGGCCACCAAGAAGTCCAACTCCGGGCTCGGTCGTCCGGTCTCCGGTGCCGCGGCAGCCGGTGCAACTGCTGCTGTGTCGGCGCAGGTGTCTGGTTCGCCGTCCATCGCCCGGGATACCCGAGTGGTGATTCCGGCGCCCAACGCGCGCAGTTTGGCTGCTGCGTAG
- a CDS encoding TerC family protein has translation MHVTPLTWVITIVVILGLFVFDFFAHVRTPHAPTFRESAFWSTVYISIAIIFGLIVMWIWGTTYGGEYFAGYVTEKALSVDNLFVFVIIMSTFAVPPQYQQKVLLIGIVLALVMRGIFIAVGAAAINAYSWVFYLFGAFLIYTAYTLVRDHGHEKEAEEKRDSRIISIVKRVLPTTEEYDGDKLVTRIDGKRVVTPLMLALIAIGFADVLFALDSIPAIYGLTQEPYIVFAANAFALMGLRQLYFLIGGLLERLVYLSYGLSIILAFIGVKLVLHALHENTLPFVNGGEHVSVPEISTALSLSVIIGVLAVTTVASLLKTRDRA, from the coding sequence GTGCATGTGACACCGTTGACGTGGGTTATCACGATAGTGGTGATACTCGGCCTGTTTGTCTTCGATTTCTTCGCGCACGTCCGGACGCCTCATGCACCGACATTTCGTGAGTCGGCATTCTGGTCGACGGTCTACATCTCGATCGCGATAATTTTCGGTCTGATCGTGATGTGGATCTGGGGGACGACGTACGGCGGCGAATACTTTGCCGGCTACGTCACGGAGAAGGCGCTGTCGGTCGACAACCTGTTTGTGTTTGTCATCATCATGTCGACGTTTGCGGTGCCGCCCCAGTACCAGCAGAAGGTCCTGCTGATCGGCATTGTGCTCGCATTGGTGATGCGAGGGATTTTCATCGCGGTGGGCGCTGCGGCAATCAATGCCTACAGCTGGGTGTTCTACCTCTTCGGAGCTTTCCTGATCTACACCGCATACACGTTGGTCCGCGACCACGGGCATGAGAAGGAAGCCGAAGAGAAACGAGACAGCCGCATCATCAGCATCGTGAAGCGGGTGCTGCCCACCACCGAGGAGTACGACGGCGACAAATTGGTCACCAGGATCGACGGGAAGCGTGTTGTCACGCCGTTGATGCTGGCGCTCATCGCAATCGGATTTGCGGACGTGCTGTTCGCGCTGGATTCCATCCCGGCAATCTACGGTCTGACCCAGGAACCGTATATCGTGTTCGCCGCCAACGCCTTTGCGTTGATGGGCCTACGCCAACTGTATTTCCTCATCGGCGGACTGCTCGAACGACTGGTCTACCTCTCGTACGGGTTGTCGATCATCCTCGCGTTCATCGGCGTCAAGTTGGTACTGCACGCACTGCACGAGAACACGCTGCCGTTTGTCAACGGTGGGGAACACGTCAGCGTGCCCGAGATTTCGACGGCGTTGTCGCTGTCCGTCATCATCGGCGTGTTGGCCGTAACCACGGTCGCGAGCCTGTTGAAGACCCGCGACCGGGCTTGA
- a CDS encoding PspA/IM30 family protein translates to MANPFVKGWKYLMALFNSKIDENADPKIQIQQAIEDAQRQHQALSQQAASVIGNQRQLEMKLSRQLDEVEKLNANARQAVNLADQAAAAGDNDKAIQYTNAAEAFAAQLVTAEQGVEDLKALHDQSLQAAAQAKKAVEQNAMTLQAKVAERTKLLSQLEQAKMQERVSESLRSMDSTLSAPGNTPSLDAVRDKIERRYANALGSAELAQNSVQGRMMEVQQASVQMAGHSRLEQIRASMKGEALPSGGSQAGTQAAPAPTSIEKQPPAAGTTGQ, encoded by the coding sequence ATGGCTAATCCTTTCGTCAAGGGCTGGAAGTACCTGATGGCGCTCTTCAATTCGAAGATCGACGAGAACGCCGACCCGAAGATCCAGATCCAGCAGGCGATCGAGGACGCGCAGCGTCAGCACCAGGCGCTCTCGCAGCAGGCCGCGTCGGTGATCGGTAACCAGCGTCAGCTTGAAATGAAGCTCAGCCGTCAGCTCGACGAGGTCGAAAAGCTCAACGCCAACGCGCGTCAGGCCGTCAACCTCGCTGATCAGGCCGCCGCTGCCGGCGACAACGACAAGGCGATCCAGTACACGAATGCCGCTGAGGCTTTTGCCGCTCAGCTCGTCACCGCCGAGCAGGGTGTCGAAGATCTCAAGGCCCTGCATGATCAGTCTTTGCAGGCTGCCGCGCAGGCGAAGAAGGCCGTCGAACAGAACGCGATGACGCTTCAGGCCAAGGTTGCCGAGCGCACGAAGCTGCTCAGCCAGCTCGAGCAGGCCAAGATGCAGGAACGTGTCAGCGAGTCGCTGCGATCCATGGACAGCACGCTGTCGGCACCCGGCAACACGCCCAGCCTCGACGCCGTTCGCGACAAGATCGAGCGTCGCTACGCCAATGCCCTCGGTTCGGCCGAACTTGCCCAGAACTCTGTTCAGGGTCGGATGATGGAGGTCCAGCAGGCTTCCGTGCAGATGGCCGGGCACAGCCGACTCGAGCAGATTCGTGCGTCCATGAAGGGCGAGGCATTGCCCTCCGGTGGGTCGCAAGCTGGGACGCAAGCGGCACCGGCGCCCACATCCATCGAAAAGCAGCCGCCTGCTGCCGGAACAACCGGGCAGTAG
- a CDS encoding biotin transporter BioY: MSTTRIPARDLAHIAVFAALIIALGLPGAINIGISGVPITLQSLGVMMAGALLGPRKAVLAVLTVIALGLVGLPVLAGGRTALFALSSPTAGFLIGWIPAAFVIGWLTTKMLPKYRIIPGIGINLLGGVVVLYLFGIVGMMIRGHMTFLAAWTANAAFIPLDAAKAVVTAVVAAQVHRAYPALLRDSVAARAKTVAAN, encoded by the coding sequence GTGTCTACCACCCGAATTCCGGCCCGCGATCTCGCGCATATTGCAGTGTTCGCGGCCCTCATCATCGCATTGGGTCTGCCGGGGGCGATCAACATCGGGATCTCCGGTGTGCCGATCACCCTTCAGTCACTCGGTGTGATGATGGCCGGCGCGCTCCTCGGGCCTCGTAAGGCGGTATTGGCGGTACTGACCGTGATCGCACTCGGCCTGGTCGGACTGCCGGTCCTCGCCGGCGGGCGGACTGCGTTGTTTGCGCTGTCGAGTCCCACTGCCGGGTTCTTGATCGGCTGGATACCGGCGGCGTTTGTCATCGGATGGCTGACCACGAAGATGCTCCCGAAGTACAGAATCATTCCCGGAATCGGCATCAACCTTCTCGGCGGTGTTGTTGTTCTCTACCTGTTCGGCATCGTCGGCATGATGATCCGGGGACATATGACCTTCCTTGCCGCGTGGACCGCCAACGCAGCGTTCATCCCCCTCGACGCCGCCAAAGCCGTTGTCACCGCGGTAGTCGCGGCTCAGGTCCATCGTGCGTACCCGGCGCTGCTACGTGACAGCGTCGCCGCCCGCGCAAAAACAGTAGCGGCGAACTGA
- a CDS encoding DNA translocase FtsK, producing MAGKSSARGSGTGSSTSTSASRASTRSSASTPAAKSRTRTVSTPRNVTTASHAGGRAGAGKGAKSTPRKAPAKKAAPRKASGASSAARRPVAKSKQSASPLDVVGKGIAAGWSLAARGVGATTRTVSKVGDIEAGHRRDGIALGLIAFSVVVAGSVWFAAGGPIGGGIETAVRAVFGAVSAVLPILCVGIAILLMRTEPRPEIRTRLIMGSLLVGLPALGLWHIGSGAQTTADTREIGAGFVGSVVGGPLTNGLTAWLSVPLLVIAVGFGILLLTGTTLRQVPGKFQSFFGSPSGDDDEFEDYGSEFDDDSYGRDYGGSSYESSEFDADGYPVDTYAEPPLQPSKRSSRRAPIDNYPTDEFQSGDKKTEILDLWSADPEEASPVADDTAAAAEVPVVEKPVARTRPAARSVPVAKPVPKPEPEPEEAESFVTDRVTDGDYNLPPTSLLIDGDPPKLRSSANDAMIEAISEVLEQFKIDAAVTGFTRGPTVTRYEVELGPGVKVEKITALARNIAYAVATDNVRLLAPIPGKSAVGIEVPNSDRELVRLADVLTAPSMRREHHPLVIGLGKDIEGDFVHANLAKMPHLLVAGSTGSGKSSFVNSMLVSLLTRATPDEVRMILIDPKMVELTPYEGIPHLITPIITQPKKAAAALAWLVEEMEQRYQDMQVNRVRHIDDFNSKVKSGEITAPLGSERIYRPYPYILAIVDELADLMMTAPRDVEEAIVRITQKARAAGIHLVLATQRPSVDVVTGLIKTNVPSRLAFATSSLTDSRVILDQPGAEKLIGMGDGLFLPMGAGKPTRMQGAFITDEEITAVVDFAKNQAEPEYTEGVTAAKAGEKKDVDPDIGDDMDVLLQAVELVVTSQFGSTSMLQRKLRVGFAKAGRLIDLMENRGIVGPSEGSKAREVLVKPDELDGLLWSIRGGDPEDSSSDD from the coding sequence ATGGCAGGTAAGTCGAGCGCCCGAGGATCCGGTACAGGTTCGAGTACAAGCACGTCCGCGTCCAGGGCATCGACCAGGTCGTCAGCGTCAACTCCCGCGGCAAAGTCGCGAACACGAACAGTCTCCACCCCCCGCAATGTCACGACGGCGTCGCACGCCGGTGGCCGCGCGGGAGCGGGTAAGGGAGCCAAATCCACCCCGCGGAAAGCACCGGCGAAGAAGGCAGCACCCCGGAAGGCGTCCGGTGCGTCTTCGGCCGCGCGTCGTCCGGTCGCAAAATCGAAGCAGAGTGCAAGCCCGCTCGATGTAGTCGGCAAAGGCATCGCGGCCGGGTGGTCGCTGGCCGCGCGCGGCGTCGGCGCAACCACTCGCACGGTGAGCAAAGTCGGCGATATCGAGGCCGGACACCGACGTGACGGAATTGCCCTCGGGCTCATTGCTTTCAGTGTTGTCGTCGCGGGCAGTGTGTGGTTCGCGGCAGGTGGTCCGATCGGCGGCGGAATCGAGACGGCGGTTCGCGCGGTGTTCGGCGCTGTGTCTGCCGTACTGCCTATCTTGTGTGTCGGTATCGCAATCCTGCTGATGCGCACGGAACCACGTCCCGAGATCCGAACCCGTCTCATCATGGGTTCGCTGTTGGTGGGGCTACCCGCGCTGGGCTTGTGGCACATCGGTTCCGGTGCGCAGACAACTGCGGACACCCGTGAAATCGGAGCCGGATTCGTCGGCTCTGTAGTCGGCGGACCATTGACTAACGGTCTGACGGCGTGGCTGTCGGTTCCGTTGCTCGTGATCGCCGTCGGCTTCGGAATCTTGTTATTGACCGGAACCACCCTGCGCCAGGTCCCTGGCAAGTTTCAGTCGTTCTTCGGATCCCCGTCCGGCGACGACGACGAATTCGAGGACTACGGTAGCGAATTCGACGACGACAGCTACGGTCGCGACTACGGCGGAAGCTCGTACGAATCATCGGAGTTCGACGCCGACGGTTATCCCGTGGACACGTACGCGGAGCCTCCGCTGCAGCCGTCCAAGCGGTCCAGCCGCCGCGCGCCGATCGACAATTACCCGACGGACGAATTCCAGTCCGGCGACAAGAAGACCGAGATCCTCGACCTGTGGTCAGCGGATCCCGAGGAGGCTTCCCCGGTAGCAGACGACACCGCCGCGGCCGCGGAAGTACCGGTCGTCGAAAAGCCGGTCGCCCGGACCAGACCTGCCGCGCGATCGGTTCCGGTGGCGAAGCCGGTACCCAAGCCCGAACCGGAACCCGAAGAGGCCGAAAGCTTTGTCACGGATCGTGTGACGGACGGCGATTACAACCTGCCACCCACGTCGCTGCTGATCGACGGCGATCCGCCGAAACTGCGCAGTTCCGCGAACGACGCGATGATCGAGGCGATCAGCGAGGTTCTCGAACAGTTCAAGATCGATGCTGCGGTCACCGGATTCACACGCGGCCCGACAGTGACGCGATACGAAGTGGAACTCGGCCCCGGCGTCAAGGTCGAGAAGATCACCGCACTCGCGCGAAACATCGCGTACGCGGTGGCCACCGACAACGTGCGTCTTCTCGCCCCGATTCCGGGCAAGTCGGCTGTGGGCATCGAGGTGCCCAACTCGGACCGCGAACTGGTCCGCTTGGCTGATGTGCTGACGGCGCCGAGTATGCGGCGCGAACACCACCCGCTCGTGATCGGACTCGGCAAGGACATCGAGGGCGACTTCGTCCATGCGAACCTCGCGAAGATGCCGCACTTGCTGGTCGCCGGTTCCACTGGATCGGGTAAGTCGAGCTTCGTGAACTCGATGCTGGTGTCGCTGCTGACCCGTGCGACTCCCGACGAAGTGCGCATGATCCTGATCGACCCCAAGATGGTCGAGCTGACGCCGTACGAGGGCATACCGCACTTGATCACGCCCATCATCACCCAGCCGAAGAAGGCGGCGGCCGCGCTTGCCTGGCTGGTCGAGGAGATGGAGCAGCGATACCAGGATATGCAGGTCAACCGGGTTCGCCACATCGACGATTTCAACTCGAAGGTGAAATCCGGCGAGATCACCGCCCCGCTGGGCAGTGAACGGATCTATCGACCTTATCCGTACATCCTGGCGATCGTCGACGAGCTGGCAGACCTCATGATGACCGCTCCGCGCGACGTCGAAGAGGCCATCGTGCGCATTACGCAGAAGGCGCGTGCCGCGGGAATTCACTTGGTGCTCGCGACGCAGCGTCCGTCCGTCGACGTTGTCACCGGGCTTATCAAGACGAACGTGCCGTCCCGATTGGCGTTCGCGACGTCGTCCCTGACCGACTCGCGAGTCATCCTCGATCAGCCGGGAGCCGAGAAGCTCATCGGTATGGGTGACGGACTGTTCCTTCCCATGGGTGCCGGTAAGCCGACGCGTATGCAGGGCGCATTCATCACGGACGAAGAAATCACTGCGGTCGTGGATTTTGCCAAGAACCAGGCAGAACCCGAATACACCGAAGGGGTCACCGCCGCGAAGGCCGGCGAGAAGAAGGACGTCGACCCCGACATCGGGGACGACATGGACGTGCTGCTGCAAGCTGTCGAATTGGTGGTGACAAGCCAATTCGGTTCCACATCGATGCTGCAACGCAAACTGCGCGTCGGGTTCGCGAAGGCCGGGCGACTCATCGACCTCATGGAGAACCGTGGAATCGTGGGGCCGAGTGAAGGGTCCAAGGCTCGCGAGGTGCTCGTGAAGCCCGACGAGTTGGACGGATTGCTGTGGTCTATTCGCGGCGGCGATCCGGAGGACAGTTCATCCGACGACTAG
- a CDS encoding CinA family protein, with amino-acid sequence MRDPLLGLGVAELVAALAVAGESVAAAESLTAGLFTAAVASVPGSSQVLRGGLVVYATDLKATLAGVDPVELALDGPVSASTAIALADGARTRCVADWGVGLTGVAGPTEQDGNPVGTVFLGIAGPDGTLCERLSLTGERWEIRIAAVAAAVSRLCDRVEERRAR; translated from the coding sequence GTGCGCGATCCGCTGCTGGGCCTCGGTGTCGCCGAGTTGGTGGCCGCGTTGGCGGTTGCGGGGGAGAGCGTCGCTGCTGCGGAGTCGCTGACTGCCGGTCTGTTCACGGCTGCGGTGGCATCGGTTCCTGGATCGAGCCAAGTCCTGCGCGGCGGCCTCGTGGTGTACGCAACCGATCTGAAAGCGACGCTGGCGGGCGTAGACCCAGTCGAGTTGGCGCTCGACGGCCCGGTGTCAGCATCGACGGCGATTGCTCTGGCCGACGGTGCCCGCACTCGATGTGTCGCCGATTGGGGCGTCGGATTGACCGGTGTGGCGGGGCCGACCGAACAGGACGGGAACCCCGTCGGCACTGTTTTCCTGGGGATTGCCGGGCCCGACGGAACTCTGTGTGAGCGTCTGTCGTTGACAGGAGAGCGGTGGGAGATTCGAATCGCTGCAGTCGCGGCAGCCGTGTCGCGGTTATGTGATCGTGTTGAAGAGCGCCGGGCACGATAG
- a CDS encoding energy-coupling factor transporter transmembrane protein EcfT — protein sequence MTTLGHYRPGTSILHRARPGYKLLALIVAIVAVSVFVRSPWQLVPPTIVVVALYVAARIPLRTAIAHLRPALWMLLFIGGFQILVAGWERAAVVCGVLILSIALAALMGLTTRISEMLDAITAFLTPLRRFGVNPERIALLLAMTIRCIPLMFEVITQVSEARKARGLGFSLRSFAVPVIIGTLMTADAMGEALAARGADD from the coding sequence GTGACGACACTCGGCCACTACCGCCCCGGAACCTCGATCCTGCATCGGGCCCGACCGGGCTACAAACTTCTCGCGCTCATCGTCGCGATTGTCGCGGTGTCGGTATTCGTGCGCAGCCCTTGGCAATTGGTGCCACCCACGATTGTTGTCGTTGCGCTCTACGTGGCCGCGCGGATTCCGCTGCGCACCGCGATCGCCCATCTACGCCCGGCGCTGTGGATGCTCTTGTTCATCGGCGGCTTCCAGATTCTCGTCGCCGGGTGGGAGCGCGCGGCGGTAGTGTGCGGAGTTCTGATTCTCTCGATCGCACTCGCCGCGCTCATGGGTCTGACAACCCGAATCTCGGAAATGCTCGACGCGATCACGGCCTTCCTCACTCCGCTTCGCCGCTTCGGGGTCAATCCCGAGAGAATCGCGCTGCTACTGGCCATGACCATCCGGTGCATCCCGTTGATGTTCGAGGTCATCACTCAGGTGTCCGAAGCCCGGAAAGCTCGCGGACTCGGTTTCTCGCTTCGGTCTTTTGCCGTTCCCGTCATCATCGGAACCCTCATGACCGCCGACGCTATGGGTGAGGCACTGGCTGCGCGTGGAGCCGACGACTGA
- a CDS encoding energy-coupling factor ABC transporter ATP-binding protein, which produces MSEIIFEGVGHSFGERTVLDRVDLVLTEQRIGIVGANGSGKSTLARMINGLVIPATGSVRIDGLDTAKKGRDVRKHVGFVFTDPNHQIVMPTVAEDIEFSLRRSGLGKAERARKVTSVLERFGLASHSDHPTHQLSGGQKQLLALAAIMVTEPKVLVADEPTTLLDLRNSQLISSVFASLEQQLIVVTHQLDLLASFDRVLVIDRGGVVADGAPADSVDFYRSLVS; this is translated from the coding sequence ATGAGCGAGATTATCTTCGAAGGCGTCGGACACAGTTTCGGCGAACGCACCGTGCTCGATCGTGTCGACCTGGTCCTGACAGAGCAGCGTATCGGGATCGTCGGCGCAAACGGCAGCGGCAAGTCGACGCTTGCCCGCATGATCAACGGATTGGTGATTCCGGCAACAGGTTCCGTGCGTATCGACGGTTTGGATACCGCCAAGAAGGGGCGCGACGTACGCAAGCACGTCGGCTTTGTCTTCACTGATCCCAATCATCAGATTGTCATGCCCACCGTCGCCGAGGACATCGAGTTTTCGCTACGGAGAAGCGGATTGGGCAAGGCTGAACGAGCCAGGAAAGTCACGTCCGTTCTCGAGCGCTTCGGACTGGCGTCACACAGCGACCATCCCACCCATCAACTCTCCGGTGGTCAGAAACAACTTCTTGCTCTCGCCGCAATCATGGTGACCGAGCCGAAGGTACTGGTGGCAGACGAGCCGACGACGTTGCTCGACCTGCGTAACTCACAGCTCATCAGCTCTGTCTTCGCTTCGCTCGAACAGCAGTTGATCGTGGTCACCCACCAACTTGATCTGCTCGCCTCGTTCGACCGGGTTCTGGTGATCGATCGCGGAGGTGTGGTTGCCGACGGTGCGCCGGCGGATTCGGTCGACTTCTACCGTTCCCTCGTCTCGTGA
- a CDS encoding TIGR03085 family metal-binding protein, with protein MTFAHDERLALVDSMVEYGPDAPTLCGEWTNRDLAAHLIVRERRLDAAPGIMISALAGHTESVRKAAASRPWEDLLHDVRSGPPQWSPMYWLDSQVNTTEMFVHHEDVRRAHQHWVARPLPQARQTELWKYARQVAKLGYRKAAVEVIFELPSGESAVVHKADTRTVVLQGEPAELLLHAFGRSEVLIEAKGELADVQSVMGLDRGF; from the coding sequence GTGACCTTCGCACATGACGAACGACTCGCCCTGGTGGACAGCATGGTCGAATACGGCCCGGACGCTCCCACGCTGTGCGGGGAGTGGACGAACCGTGACCTCGCAGCACATCTGATCGTCCGGGAGCGGCGTCTCGACGCCGCTCCCGGAATCATGATCAGTGCCTTGGCCGGGCACACGGAGAGCGTCCGAAAAGCAGCCGCATCGCGCCCGTGGGAAGACTTACTGCACGACGTCCGCAGCGGGCCGCCACAGTGGTCGCCGATGTACTGGCTCGATTCTCAGGTCAACACCACCGAAATGTTCGTCCATCACGAGGATGTGCGTCGGGCGCATCAGCATTGGGTGGCCAGGCCGCTGCCACAAGCTCGTCAAACCGAGTTGTGGAAGTACGCACGCCAAGTGGCCAAGCTGGGGTACCGGAAGGCCGCCGTCGAAGTGATCTTCGAGTTGCCGTCGGGTGAAAGTGCCGTTGTGCACAAAGCGGATACGCGGACGGTAGTTCTGCAGGGGGAGCCGGCCGAGTTGTTGCTGCACGCTTTCGGACGCAGCGAAGTGTTGATCGAAGCCAAGGGCGAACTGGCCGACGTCCAATCCGTCATGGGCTTGGATCGCGGTTTCTGA
- a CDS encoding amino-acid N-acetyltransferase: protein MTSTASNDTESHLIVRRARTSDVPEIKRLIDIYAGKILLEKNLVTLYEAVQEFWVAEKDGQILGCGAMHVLWADLGEIRTVAVDPTVKGQGAGFQVVDKLIEVARELELERLFVLTFETDFFHRHGFVEIEGTPVTAEVYTEMCRSYDAGVAEFLDLSYVKPNTLGNTRMLLTL, encoded by the coding sequence ATGACTTCCACCGCATCGAACGATACCGAGAGCCACTTGATCGTGCGGCGGGCACGAACATCCGATGTCCCGGAAATCAAACGCCTCATCGACATCTATGCCGGCAAAATCCTGCTCGAAAAGAACCTGGTGACGTTGTACGAGGCTGTGCAGGAGTTCTGGGTTGCCGAAAAGGACGGCCAAATCCTTGGTTGCGGGGCGATGCACGTCCTGTGGGCTGACCTCGGCGAGATTCGCACTGTGGCAGTAGATCCCACCGTCAAGGGGCAAGGTGCCGGCTTCCAGGTCGTCGACAAACTGATCGAGGTTGCTCGTGAACTGGAATTGGAGCGGTTGTTCGTGTTGACCTTCGAAACCGACTTCTTCCATCGCCACGGGTTTGTCGAAATCGAGGGAACTCCGGTCACTGCCGAGGTCTACACCGAGATGTGCCGGTCATACGATGCCGGTGTCGCCGAGTTCCTCGATCTCAGTTACGTCAAACCCAACACCCTCGGAAATACCCGTATGCTTCTGACGCTCTGA
- the pgsA gene encoding CDP-diacylglycerol--glycerol-3-phosphate 3-phosphatidyltransferase, whose protein sequence is MSSPRDQADAHRAAVGPGGTPADKPVPLFNIANILTMIRIVLVPVFLVVLFVDHGQTTSWRLGAMAIFIVAAVTDRIDGQLARKYGLVTDFGKLMDPIADKALIGAALIGLSMLGDLSWWVTGVIIARELGITLLRFAVLRHAVIPAGKGGKLKTLVQAVAIGFYLCPLPSGWDVVSWLLMAAAVVLTVVTGLEYVVQAIRLRAGVRFAERDGH, encoded by the coding sequence ATGAGTTCCCCGCGTGACCAAGCAGATGCCCATCGGGCTGCTGTAGGGCCGGGAGGAACCCCGGCGGACAAACCCGTCCCACTGTTCAACATCGCGAACATCTTGACGATGATTCGGATCGTTCTTGTTCCGGTCTTTCTCGTCGTGCTTTTTGTCGACCACGGTCAGACAACGTCGTGGCGTTTGGGCGCGATGGCGATCTTCATCGTCGCGGCGGTGACCGACCGGATCGACGGCCAGCTGGCCAGGAAATACGGTCTGGTCACCGACTTCGGCAAGTTGATGGATCCCATCGCGGACAAGGCACTGATCGGTGCTGCGCTTATCGGGTTGTCGATGCTCGGTGATCTGTCGTGGTGGGTGACCGGGGTGATCATCGCCCGCGAACTCGGAATCACACTGCTCCGTTTTGCGGTGCTCCGTCATGCTGTGATTCCCGCCGGCAAGGGCGGCAAGCTCAAGACGCTCGTCCAGGCCGTAGCGATCGGTTTCTACCTGTGCCCCTTGCCGAGCGGCTGGGACGTGGTCAGCTGGCTCCTGATGGCCGCGGCGGTTGTGCTGACCGTCGTCACCGGCCTCGAATATGTCGTGCAAGCCATCAGATTGCGTGCCGGCGTCCGGTTCGCCGAACGAGACGGACACTGA
- a CDS encoding phage shock envelope stress response protein PspM codes for MSGAFGALGRTADSLREVTASAAEAARRWQDPRAKFERKRARARRRAQRWGFISGGTVIGTAGLAVASAPDWSVVVAGGGAALFAVPAVVAVGRYRSMNAGPPPAPIRRRLPPSSSQAFIPMSRLVGAETSLFEILGVLRRADTIDPGELDEITVTADSALRAMFAVSSDIASMERAVTSTPKVAETLEPTIAGAVRELHAGLGQYEDLVNAAATLTAPHTPSALVGFNRELSALHSAAERLSSLADAIGEVDEITRKYR; via the coding sequence ATGTCCGGCGCATTCGGCGCTCTGGGCCGTACTGCGGATTCGCTCCGCGAAGTGACGGCGTCCGCCGCCGAGGCAGCACGGCGGTGGCAGGATCCGCGGGCGAAGTTCGAGCGCAAACGAGCCCGTGCGAGGCGACGGGCTCAGCGCTGGGGTTTCATCTCCGGCGGAACCGTGATCGGCACTGCCGGGCTTGCGGTGGCGTCGGCGCCGGACTGGTCCGTTGTTGTCGCCGGTGGGGGAGCCGCACTGTTCGCGGTACCCGCCGTTGTTGCAGTCGGGCGCTACCGGTCGATGAATGCCGGGCCGCCGCCCGCTCCGATCCGGCGGCGACTGCCACCGTCGTCGTCGCAGGCATTTATTCCGATGTCGCGACTGGTCGGGGCAGAAACGTCGCTGTTCGAAATTCTTGGTGTGCTGCGGCGTGCAGACACCATCGATCCCGGCGAACTCGACGAGATCACTGTTACCGCGGATTCCGCATTGCGTGCGATGTTCGCGGTGTCGTCCGACATCGCGTCGATGGAACGGGCCGTGACATCGACCCCCAAGGTTGCCGAGACACTCGAACCGACTATCGCGGGCGCGGTACGTGAGCTACATGCCGGACTCGGTCAGTACGAGGATCTGGTCAATGCGGCCGCCACTTTGACGGCGCCGCATACTCCGTCCGCCCTGGTGGGATTCAACCGTGAGCTGTCGGCTCTGCATTCGGCTGCGGAGCGTCTGTCCAGCCTGGCCGACGCGATCGGTGAGGTTGACGAAATCACTCGGAAGTATCGCTGA
- a CDS encoding YciI family protein — translation MSLFLVEYTYDPETNAERDALRPDHRAWLGDLLERDIVVSSGPFADGSGALIIVDTADADTVALLFTHDPFAKADLVANVRITEWVPVLGQLA, via the coding sequence ATGTCGTTGTTCCTCGTCGAATACACCTACGATCCCGAAACGAACGCCGAACGCGACGCCCTTCGCCCCGATCATCGAGCGTGGCTCGGCGATCTTCTGGAGCGTGACATCGTGGTGTCGTCCGGCCCGTTCGCCGACGGCTCGGGAGCACTCATCATCGTCGACACGGCGGACGCCGACACCGTGGCGCTTCTGTTCACGCACGATCCGTTTGCCAAAGCCGACCTGGTCGCGAATGTCCGGATCACCGAGTGGGTACCGGTGCTGGGTCAGTTGGCCTGA